One Streptosporangium sp. NBC_01495 DNA window includes the following coding sequences:
- a CDS encoding 8-amino-7-oxononanoate synthase: MEQTPDPLARFRTAAATREAAGLRRVLRARTPDDDGLIDLASNDYLGLARDERLVEAAVAATRAWGTGSTGSRLVTGSTALHARLETRLRAFTGAEGALVFSSGYLANLAAVAALGRDALVVSEAGNHASIVDACRLSRSRVVVTPHRDVVAVEKALAGRDEEHAIVVTDAVFSVDGDLAPLAELHAATVRQGALLVVDEAHSIGVVGARGQGAAHAAGLAAEPGVVRTITLSKSLGSQGGAVLGAPEVIQTLVDTGRSFIFDTGLAPGSVAAALAAVDILHHQPELPGRVRARARELAAMARDLGLETGDPAGAVVPIVLGPPETALRAALICAEHGVRAGCFRPPSVPVGRSCLRLTARANLSSDDLAVIRGALTAVAEMKVTM, from the coding sequence ATGGAGCAGACCCCCGACCCGCTGGCCCGGTTCCGCACGGCAGCGGCCACGAGGGAGGCGGCAGGGCTGCGGCGGGTCCTGCGCGCCCGCACACCCGACGACGACGGCCTGATCGATCTGGCCTCCAACGACTACCTCGGCCTGGCCAGGGACGAGCGGCTGGTCGAGGCGGCCGTGGCGGCCACACGCGCCTGGGGCACCGGCTCCACGGGTTCCCGCCTGGTCACGGGCTCCACGGCCCTCCACGCGCGCCTGGAGACGCGTCTGCGCGCCTTCACCGGCGCGGAGGGTGCCCTGGTGTTCTCCTCCGGCTACCTGGCCAACCTGGCCGCCGTCGCGGCCCTGGGCAGGGACGCCCTGGTGGTCTCGGAGGCGGGCAACCACGCGTCGATCGTGGACGCCTGCCGGCTGTCGCGCTCACGGGTCGTGGTCACCCCGCACAGGGACGTGGTGGCCGTGGAGAAGGCCCTGGCCGGCCGGGACGAGGAGCACGCGATCGTGGTCACCGACGCCGTCTTCTCGGTGGACGGCGACCTGGCCCCGCTCGCGGAACTGCACGCGGCGACGGTGCGGCAGGGCGCGCTGCTGGTCGTCGACGAGGCGCACTCGATCGGGGTCGTCGGCGCCCGCGGCCAGGGCGCGGCGCACGCCGCGGGACTCGCGGCCGAACCGGGCGTTGTGAGAACGATCACACTGTCCAAGTCCCTGGGATCGCAGGGCGGGGCCGTGCTGGGCGCGCCCGAGGTGATCCAGACCCTTGTCGACACGGGCCGCTCGTTCATCTTCGACACCGGGCTGGCGCCGGGCAGCGTGGCGGCGGCACTCGCCGCCGTCGATATCCTTCACCATCAGCCCGAACTGCCCGGACGCGTGCGGGCCAGGGCGAGAGAGCTGGCCGCGATGGCCCGCGATCTCGGCCTGGAGACCGGCGATCCGGCGGGTGCGGTCGTCCCCATCGTGCTCGGCCCACCCGAGACCGCGCTTCGGGCCGCCCTCATCTGTGCGGAACACGGGGTGCGCGCCGGATGCTTCCGGCCGCCCTCGGTGCCGGTCGGCCGCTCTTGCCTGCGGTTGACGGCACGGGCCAATCTGAGTTCCGATGATCTAGCGGTGATCCGGGGTGCACTCACCGCCGTGGCCGAGATGAAGGTGACCATGTGA
- a CDS encoding GntR family transcriptional regulator, translated as MSDDSPRIPKYYDVKRSLLTLTKSLPAGSALPPERALAVRFETSRTTVRQALSELVVEGRLVRIQGKGTFVAQPKVAQVLQLTSYTGDLRTVGLEPDTKILDISYVTADEPLARRLAINAGGRVLRIHRLRLANGEPMSIDTTHLSARRFPRLRRELEVHSSLYETLYNAYNVRLTDAEEIIETVLATPYDAQVLSVDVGLPMLLLTRHAFDADGNPVEWAQSLYRGDRYKFVTRLRRP; from the coding sequence GTGAGCGACGACTCCCCGCGAATCCCGAAGTACTACGACGTCAAGCGCAGCCTGCTCACCCTCACCAAGAGCCTGCCGGCGGGCAGCGCCCTGCCCCCGGAACGGGCTCTCGCGGTCCGCTTCGAGACGTCGCGCACGACCGTGCGCCAGGCCCTGTCCGAGCTCGTGGTCGAGGGCCGCCTGGTGCGCATCCAGGGCAAGGGGACGTTCGTCGCGCAGCCCAAGGTCGCCCAGGTCCTCCAGCTGACCTCCTACACCGGGGACCTGCGGACCGTCGGCCTCGAACCCGACACCAAGATCCTCGACATCAGTTACGTCACCGCCGACGAGCCGCTGGCCCGCCGCCTGGCCATCAACGCCGGTGGCCGCGTGCTGCGCATCCACCGGCTGCGCCTGGCCAACGGCGAGCCGATGTCGATCGACACCACCCACCTGTCGGCCCGGCGCTTCCCCCGCCTCAGGCGGGAGCTGGAGGTGCACTCCTCGCTGTACGAGACGCTGTACAACGCGTACAACGTGCGGCTGACCGACGCCGAGGAGATCATAGAGACCGTGCTGGCCACCCCGTACGACGCGCAGGTGCTCAGTGTCGACGTCGGCCTGCCGATGCTCCTGCTCACCCGGCACGCCTTCGACGCGGACGGCAACCCGGTCGAGTGGGCCCAGTCCCTGTACCGGGGAGACCGCTACAAGTTCGTCACCCGCCTGCGCCGCCCCTGA
- the bioB gene encoding biotin synthase BioB: protein MSDILEIARTQVLEEGRGLDAAQALRCLELPDDRLAELLALAHEVRMKWCGPEVEVEGIISLKTGGCPEDCHFCSQSGQFSSPVRAVWLDIPSLVEAARETAATGATEFCIVAAVRGPDRRLMDQVRQGVKAIRDAVDINVACSLGMLTQAQVDELAEMGVHRYNHNLETARSHFGKVVTTHTWEERWDTCLMVREAGMELCCGGIVGMGETREQRAEFAGQLGELAPDEVPLNFLNPRPGTPFESFPLLEGPEALRTIATFRLALPRTILRYAGGRELTLGDLGTRDGMLGGINAIIVGNYLTTLGRTAEADLGLLADLKMPIKALSDTL from the coding sequence ATGAGCGACATCCTCGAGATCGCCCGGACGCAGGTGCTGGAAGAGGGCCGCGGTCTCGACGCGGCGCAGGCACTGCGCTGCCTGGAGCTGCCCGACGACCGCCTCGCCGAGCTGCTGGCCCTCGCCCACGAGGTGCGGATGAAGTGGTGCGGCCCGGAGGTGGAGGTCGAGGGCATCATCTCCCTCAAGACCGGCGGCTGCCCGGAGGACTGCCACTTCTGTTCGCAGTCGGGGCAGTTCTCCTCCCCGGTCCGCGCCGTCTGGCTGGACATCCCCTCGCTGGTCGAGGCCGCCAGGGAGACCGCGGCGACGGGAGCCACCGAGTTCTGCATCGTGGCCGCCGTACGGGGTCCCGACCGGCGTCTGATGGACCAGGTCCGCCAGGGGGTGAAGGCGATCCGCGATGCGGTCGACATCAACGTGGCGTGCTCGCTCGGCATGCTCACCCAGGCTCAGGTCGACGAGCTGGCCGAGATGGGCGTGCACCGCTACAACCACAACCTGGAGACCGCGAGGTCGCACTTCGGGAAGGTCGTCACCACCCACACCTGGGAGGAGCGCTGGGACACCTGCCTGATGGTGCGCGAGGCCGGGATGGAACTGTGCTGCGGTGGCATCGTGGGCATGGGCGAGACGCGGGAGCAGCGGGCCGAGTTCGCCGGCCAGCTCGGCGAGCTCGCGCCCGACGAGGTCCCGCTGAACTTCCTCAACCCGCGCCCCGGCACCCCCTTCGAGTCCTTCCCGCTGCTGGAGGGGCCGGAGGCGCTCCGGACGATCGCCACCTTCAGGCTCGCGCTGCCCCGCACGATCCTGCGCTACGCGGGTGGCCGCGAGCTGACCCTGGGCGATTTGGGCACCCGCGACGGCATGCTCGGCGGCATCAACGCGATCATCGTGGGCAACTACCTGACCACCCTGGGCCGTACGGCCGAGGCCGACCTCGGCCTGCTGGCAGACCTCAAGATGCCCATCAAGGCGCTCTCCGACACCCTCTGA
- a CDS encoding histidine kinase N-terminal domain-containing protein: MPTLSDLAVRHTALDDADLEWMHSLVSDWQLLADLSFADLILWIPLKEGSGWIAIAQMRPTTGPTVYHDDIVGMTAAKGERPLLETAWNERRICREGDPDWSSGVPVREETIPVRRADHFLGVIQRSTNLSSARTPSRLELTYLQSASDLAQMVAEGRFPFSGAEPILVRSPRVGDGLLRLDRAGRVTYASPNALSAYRRLGLNADLVGAELGRTTATLCYSDEPINENLMLVASGREPRETEVESGGTVVQLRAIPLIVGGGRIGALVLIRDVTELRRRERELMTKDATIKEIHHRVKNNLQTVAALLRLQARRMQLPEGREALEEAVRRVGSIAIVHETLSHTPEEQVDFDDIADRVIAMTGEVAAPETQVVPRRVGTFGVLRSEIATPLAMVLTELLQNAVQHGLAQRQGKLQVIVSRGAERLDVIVSDDGSGLPEDFDLDQATSLGLQIVRTLVVGELSGRLAIEPRQGGGTEVSLSIPLPAV, translated from the coding sequence GTGCCGACTCTAAGCGACCTGGCGGTTCGTCACACCGCGCTCGACGATGCTGACCTTGAGTGGATGCACTCGCTGGTGTCCGACTGGCAGCTTCTCGCCGACCTCTCCTTCGCGGACCTGATCCTGTGGATCCCGCTGAAGGAGGGTTCGGGCTGGATCGCGATCGCGCAGATGAGACCCACCACGGGGCCGACGGTCTATCACGACGACATCGTGGGCATGACGGCGGCCAAGGGGGAGCGGCCGCTCCTGGAGACCGCCTGGAACGAGCGGCGCATCTGCCGCGAGGGCGACCCCGACTGGTCGAGCGGGGTGCCGGTCCGCGAGGAGACCATCCCGGTGCGGCGGGCCGATCACTTCCTGGGCGTCATCCAGCGCTCGACGAACCTCTCCTCCGCGCGCACCCCCTCGAGGCTGGAGCTGACCTACCTGCAGAGCGCCTCCGACCTGGCCCAGATGGTGGCCGAGGGCCGCTTCCCCTTCTCCGGCGCCGAACCGATCCTGGTCCGCTCGCCCCGGGTGGGCGACGGGCTGCTCCGGCTCGACCGGGCGGGCCGCGTCACGTACGCCTCGCCGAACGCGCTCTCGGCCTACCGGCGGCTGGGCCTCAACGCCGACCTGGTCGGCGCCGAGCTGGGCCGCACGACCGCCACGCTCTGCTACTCCGACGAGCCCATCAACGAGAACCTGATGCTCGTCGCGAGCGGGCGGGAGCCCAGGGAGACGGAGGTGGAGTCGGGCGGCACGGTCGTACAGCTGCGAGCGATCCCGCTGATCGTCGGCGGCGGGAGGATCGGCGCGCTGGTGCTCATCAGGGACGTGACCGAGCTGCGGCGCCGCGAGCGGGAGCTGATGACCAAGGACGCCACCATCAAGGAGATCCACCACCGGGTGAAGAACAACCTGCAGACGGTGGCCGCGCTGCTGCGGCTCCAGGCCAGGCGTATGCAGCTGCCGGAGGGCAGGGAGGCGCTGGAGGAGGCGGTGCGCAGGGTCGGGTCGATCGCGATCGTGCACGAGACGCTCTCGCACACGCCCGAGGAGCAGGTCGACTTCGACGACATCGCCGACCGGGTGATCGCGATGACGGGAGAGGTCGCGGCCCCGGAGACGCAGGTGGTACCGCGCCGCGTCGGGACGTTCGGAGTGCTGCGCTCGGAGATCGCGACGCCGCTGGCGATGGTTCTCACCGAGCTGCTGCAGAACGCGGTCCAGCACGGGCTGGCGCAGCGCCAGGGCAAGCTTCAGGTGATCGTGTCACGCGGGGCCGAGCGGCTGGACGTGATCGTGTCCGACGACGGCAGCGGGCTGCCCGAGGACTTCGATCTCGACCAGGCCACCAGTCTCGGCCTGCAGATCGTCCGGACCCTGGTGGTGGGCGAGCTGTCCGGGCGGCTGGCCATCGAGCCGCGCCAGGGCGGCGGCACCGAGGTGAGCCTGAGCATCCCTCTCCCCGCGGTCTGA
- a CDS encoding diacylglycerol/lipid kinase family protein: MRAMLLVNPKATTTNQRTRDVLIRALGATMNLTVEETAYRGHATRLSRKAHASGYDAVAVLGGDGTINEAVNGLLDPVDGKAGDEGSSIDRPALLAIPGGSANVFARALGLPNDPVEAVGAILEAIRDGRRRTVGLGQAIWDDHSRYFTFCSGLGYDAEVIRAVEGMRGTGRKATPTRYVNTALHHYLSTDKRHPPMTVEGPDVPRTGGIFMAVVSNTSPWSYIGPRPVSPTPWASFETGLDLLGLQRLGLPSMLQLMPQIIGDRATLPTGRHLVQLHDEKEFTLSAGRPVAFQLDGDYLGEVERITFRSIPDALQVLV, from the coding sequence ATGCGCGCGATGCTCCTGGTGAATCCGAAGGCGACGACGACCAACCAGCGAACCAGGGACGTTCTCATCAGAGCGCTGGGCGCGACGATGAACCTGACCGTCGAGGAGACGGCCTACCGGGGGCACGCGACGCGGCTCTCCCGCAAGGCGCACGCCTCCGGCTACGACGCGGTGGCCGTGCTGGGCGGTGACGGCACCATCAACGAGGCGGTGAACGGGCTGCTCGACCCGGTGGACGGCAAGGCCGGCGACGAGGGCAGCTCGATCGACCGGCCCGCGCTGCTCGCGATCCCCGGCGGCAGCGCGAACGTCTTCGCGAGGGCCCTGGGCCTGCCGAACGACCCGGTCGAGGCGGTGGGGGCGATCCTGGAGGCGATCCGCGACGGCCGGAGGCGGACCGTCGGGCTCGGCCAGGCGATCTGGGATGACCACAGTAGATATTTCACGTTCTGTAGTGGCCTGGGGTACGACGCCGAGGTGATCAGGGCGGTCGAGGGGATGCGGGGCACCGGCCGCAAGGCGACGCCCACCCGCTATGTGAACACCGCGTTACACCACTATCTGTCGACCGACAAGCGCCATCCGCCGATGACCGTCGAGGGTCCGGACGTGCCGCGGACCGGCGGCATCTTCATGGCCGTCGTCTCCAACACCTCTCCGTGGTCGTACATCGGCCCGCGGCCGGTCTCCCCGACCCCGTGGGCGAGCTTCGAGACCGGGCTCGATCTCCTGGGCCTCCAGCGTCTCGGCCTGCCCTCCATGCTCCAGCTGATGCCCCAGATCATCGGTGATCGCGCCACCCTGCCGACAGGCCGCCACCTGGTGCAACTCCACGACGAGAAGGAGTTCACGCTGAGCGCCGGGCGCCCGGTGGCGTTCCAGCTGGACGGGGATTACCTGGGGGAGGTCGAACGGATAACTTTCCGTTCTATCCCCGACGCGTTACAGGTCTTGGTCTAA
- the bioD gene encoding dethiobiotin synthase has translation MSILVVTGTDTGVGKTVVTAAVASLARERGSSVAVVKPAQTGVSDTDPGDVDDVIRLSGVRTTFELARYPAALSPAAAARLSGLPPVSVARAAARIEELASSHRLVIVEGAGGLLVRFDEEGATLADLARTLSASVLLVTRAGLGTLNHTALTLEAMAHRGLEPAGVVIGSWPAEPGPAERSNVADLEMLAARPLAGALPEGAGLLERDAFARAARAGLGPALGGGFDPASFRATLRLSP, from the coding sequence GTGAGCATTCTCGTGGTCACCGGGACCGACACCGGGGTGGGAAAGACGGTCGTCACCGCGGCGGTGGCCTCGCTCGCCAGGGAGCGGGGCTCCTCAGTGGCAGTGGTGAAACCCGCGCAGACCGGGGTGTCCGACACCGATCCCGGCGACGTGGACGACGTCATCCGGCTGTCCGGGGTACGGACGACCTTCGAGCTGGCCAGGTACCCCGCCGCGCTGTCCCCGGCCGCGGCGGCTCGCCTGTCCGGCCTGCCGCCGGTCTCCGTCGCGCGGGCGGCGGCCCGGATCGAGGAGCTGGCCTCCTCGCACCGGCTGGTGATCGTCGAGGGGGCGGGCGGGCTGCTCGTCCGCTTCGACGAGGAGGGGGCGACCCTGGCCGACCTGGCCCGGACGCTCTCGGCGTCGGTGCTCCTGGTGACCAGGGCCGGGCTGGGCACGCTCAACCACACCGCGCTGACGCTGGAGGCGATGGCCCACCGGGGGCTGGAGCCCGCCGGGGTGGTGATCGGCTCCTGGCCGGCCGAGCCCGGCCCCGCCGAGCGGAGCAACGTGGCGGACCTGGAGATGCTGGCCGCCCGGCCGCTGGCGGGCGCCCTCCCGGAGGGGGCCGGGCTGCTGGAGCGCGACGCCTTCGCCCGCGCGGCCCGCGCGGGGCTGGGCCCGGCGCTGGGCGGCGGCTTCGACCCCGCCTCCTTCCGCGCCACCCTTAGGCTTTCCCCGTAG
- a CDS encoding WhiB family transcriptional regulator: MDWRHRAACRDVDPELFFPIGNTGPALMQIEEAKQVCNTCSISEACLKWALESGQDAGVWGGLSEDERRALKRRTARARTRASV, encoded by the coding sequence ATGGACTGGCGCCACCGAGCTGCCTGCCGTGACGTGGACCCCGAGCTGTTCTTCCCGATCGGCAACACCGGCCCCGCCCTGATGCAGATCGAGGAAGCCAAGCAGGTCTGCAACACGTGCAGCATCAGTGAAGCATGCCTGAAGTGGGCGTTGGAATCCGGGCAGGACGCCGGCGTCTGGGGCGGCCTGAGCGAGGACGAACGACGCGCGCTCAAGCGTCGCACGGCTCGCGCCCGCACCCGCGCGAGCGTCTGA